The Mycolicibacterium smegmatis genome has a window encoding:
- a CDS encoding CopD family protein: protein MPSFVDIGIEVMQCLAISVPVGIGMTVSVLALPEETGGVVAKRVRALALPAAVLVFLAALPAFPAADTGAARVEAVGLVVTGLGLAALWTWASRPLAGGVAAIAALTGFVPNVPVTFTLNDVAHDLLTAVHVLGMQVWTGGLIVLALAGVLGRIGGPPPDALRATEDWTRIWERFTLVAMCAVGAMIVSGTWLAWTHVGTVGQFFTTSYGRHLFVKLVFVLALVLAGAYNMRVLLPKIAEARGLGDHRWAFRLAVEHFPAVVLGEVALALAILVMVTFLHGSARAQAGWPAARAFDLTVLGSGVVLTVLVAIALRAGRSRSGAPK from the coding sequence ATGCCCTCATTCGTGGATATCGGCATCGAGGTGATGCAGTGCCTCGCGATTTCGGTGCCGGTCGGGATCGGTATGACGGTCTCGGTGCTCGCGCTGCCGGAGGAAACCGGCGGCGTGGTCGCCAAACGCGTGCGGGCCCTGGCGTTGCCTGCGGCCGTCCTGGTGTTTCTCGCGGCCTTGCCCGCATTCCCCGCCGCTGACACCGGCGCGGCGCGGGTCGAAGCGGTCGGCCTGGTGGTGACCGGTCTCGGATTGGCGGCGTTGTGGACGTGGGCCTCCCGGCCGCTGGCCGGCGGTGTCGCAGCGATCGCGGCGCTCACGGGCTTCGTCCCCAACGTGCCGGTGACCTTCACGCTGAACGATGTCGCACACGACCTGTTGACCGCGGTCCACGTGCTGGGCATGCAGGTTTGGACGGGCGGGCTCATCGTGCTCGCGCTCGCCGGAGTTCTGGGCCGGATCGGCGGCCCGCCGCCAGATGCGTTGCGCGCCACCGAGGACTGGACACGCATCTGGGAGCGGTTCACCCTCGTGGCGATGTGCGCGGTCGGGGCGATGATCGTGAGCGGGACGTGGCTCGCGTGGACACACGTCGGCACGGTCGGCCAATTCTTCACGACGTCCTACGGGCGGCATCTCTTCGTCAAGCTCGTCTTCGTCCTCGCGCTCGTGCTGGCCGGCGCCTACAACATGCGGGTGCTCCTGCCGAAGATCGCCGAGGCCAGAGGGCTGGGTGATCACCGCTGGGCGTTCCGGCTGGCGGTCGAGCACTTCCCTGCGGTGGTGCTCGGCGAGGTGGCACTGGCGCTCGCGATCCTGGTGATGGTGACGTTCCTGCACGGATCTGCACGCGCGCAGGCGGGTTGGCCCGCGGCGCGCGCCTTCGACCTCACGGTGCTCGGTTCGGGTGTGGTGCTCACCGTGCTGGTGGCAATTGCGTTGCGGGCCGGACGCTCCCGCAGCGGTGCACCGAAGTAG
- a CDS encoding TIGR03619 family F420-dependent LLM class oxidoreductase, translating to MKLVFNLPHMLRLKAMMQPWEAEVTGADQTRMVKCADRWGYDMIAVPEHFVIPNEHVELSGPHYLQSTVAQAYIAGATERIMLNSCITVLPLQHPIVLAKALATADWMSSGRMMVTFGVGWLQREFELLGVPFHERGRMADEYLAAIVELWTSDSPKFEGRYVSFGDIAFEPKPVQKPHLPIFIGGDADAALRRAARYASGWWSFLTPPEKLAERIDFIKSQPEYDGRAFDVVHGMATTRVGEGHTVRDDPNARPGMSAQEIIDRLSWLGEQGVTVSAVPLPPVRGVDEYLDYAQWVIEEIKPQVP from the coding sequence ATGAAGCTCGTGTTCAACCTGCCCCACATGCTGCGCCTCAAGGCGATGATGCAACCGTGGGAGGCCGAGGTGACGGGCGCCGACCAGACACGGATGGTCAAGTGCGCCGACCGATGGGGCTACGACATGATCGCCGTACCAGAGCATTTCGTGATACCGAACGAACATGTCGAACTGTCCGGCCCGCACTATCTGCAGTCGACGGTCGCGCAGGCCTACATCGCCGGGGCGACCGAGCGCATCATGCTCAACTCGTGCATCACGGTGTTGCCGCTGCAGCACCCCATCGTGCTGGCGAAAGCGCTCGCGACCGCGGACTGGATGAGCAGCGGACGCATGATGGTCACGTTCGGAGTGGGATGGCTCCAGCGGGAGTTCGAGCTGCTCGGGGTGCCGTTCCACGAACGCGGGCGCATGGCCGACGAGTACCTCGCCGCGATCGTCGAGTTGTGGACCAGCGACTCACCCAAGTTCGAGGGACGCTACGTCTCGTTCGGCGATATCGCGTTCGAGCCCAAGCCCGTGCAGAAACCACACCTGCCCATCTTCATCGGCGGTGACGCCGACGCCGCACTGCGCCGGGCCGCCAGATACGCCTCGGGCTGGTGGTCGTTTCTGACGCCGCCCGAAAAGCTCGCGGAGCGGATCGATTTCATCAAGTCACAGCCGGAGTACGACGGACGCGCGTTCGACGTGGTCCACGGTATGGCCACCACGCGGGTGGGTGAAGGGCACACCGTGCGCGACGATCCCAACGCCCGCCCGGGCATGAGCGCCCAGGAGATCATCGACCGGCTGAGCTGGCTGGGCGAGCAGGGCGTGACCGTCAGCGCGGTACCGCTGCCGCCCGTACGCGGTGTCGACGAGTATCTCGATTACGCCCAGTGGGTGATCGAGGAGATCAAACCGCAGGTGCCCTGA
- a CDS encoding SDR family NAD(P)-dependent oxidoreductase — protein sequence MAVQLDLTGRRVLITGAGQGVGRGLALAFASAGAAVVVNDLRAERAEAVVDEIKAQGGTAAAAAFDVTDFDAVTAAVVAAGHVDILVNNAGNAGAEGFASRAPFAETTPEDWEPFLRVNLYGVLHCTRAVLPWMIEHKWGRVLTIVSDAGRTGDANGATYAAAKAGAAGLTRSLALETGRHGITANNIALGTMRTPLTEPLWAEQADSPQAKAILAGYAVRRPGLPEDVTHLAVLLASDHGSWITGQTIPVNGGYSFAL from the coding sequence ATGGCGGTGCAGCTGGACCTGACGGGGCGGCGGGTTCTCATCACGGGCGCGGGACAGGGCGTGGGACGCGGTCTCGCGCTGGCGTTCGCGTCGGCCGGAGCGGCCGTGGTGGTCAATGACCTGCGCGCCGAACGCGCCGAGGCCGTCGTCGACGAGATCAAAGCCCAGGGCGGTACGGCCGCCGCTGCGGCCTTCGATGTCACCGACTTCGACGCGGTCACCGCCGCCGTGGTGGCCGCGGGCCACGTCGACATCCTGGTCAACAACGCGGGCAACGCGGGTGCCGAAGGCTTCGCGTCGCGCGCGCCGTTCGCCGAGACCACACCGGAGGACTGGGAGCCGTTCCTGCGGGTGAATCTCTACGGCGTCCTGCACTGCACGCGCGCGGTGCTGCCGTGGATGATCGAGCACAAATGGGGCCGGGTGCTCACCATCGTGTCCGACGCGGGGCGCACCGGCGACGCCAACGGCGCGACCTACGCCGCGGCCAAAGCCGGTGCGGCCGGGCTGACTCGATCACTGGCGCTGGAAACTGGACGCCACGGCATCACGGCCAACAACATCGCACTCGGCACCATGCGCACGCCGCTCACCGAACCGCTGTGGGCCGAACAGGCCGACTCGCCGCAGGCCAAGGCGATCCTTGCCGGTTACGCTGTGCGCAGGCCCGGGTTGCCCGAGGACGTCACACATCTGGCGGTGCTGTTGGCCAGTGACCACGGGTCGTGGATCACCGGGCAGACCATCCCGGTCAACGGGGGCTACTCGTTCGCTCTCTGA